The Syntrophales bacterium genomic sequence TCGTGTGCAGGACGTTGGCAATGACGACCGTATCGAAACGCTCATCCGGAAAGGGTAGGTTCCGGCAGTCCGCTTCCCGCAGCTGGACGTTCGGACATCGTCCCAGCCGGATCATGGCCGTCTCGAGCATTTCTCCGGACAGGTCGGTTGCCAGTACCTGTGACGAACGCTCCGCGAGAATCCGGGTGAAATAACCCGCCCCGCATCCGCACTCGAGAACCTCCTTCAGCGGTCCCTCGCGTCGCAGTTCATCCACCAGCCTCTCCCGGATGTCCCGTCCCACGACATATTCCGTGGCACGGTCGTAGCGGGCGGCGAAACGGCCCCAGTACGTGTCTTTCCTCGGGTGCATGGCGGGCTTCCCTTTCGACGCTTCGTGCCGTCGGTTTGAATCGGGCTTGAAGTGAAAGATCTCGGCCGGCTGGTTCCTTCCGCTTCAAGGTAACACGATCAAATGGAGAAGTCCATGATACGACGGGCATAATGACCCCGGGAAGGACACCTCTTTTCCCTGTCGGGCCTTTCCCTTTTCTGGTATATGCCACGGACCGCTTCCCGATCCATGTACTCGATTCCGGCCTCTCGGCCGAAGATGGGAGGAATGTTTATGAAACGACTGCTGGTTCTGTCTCTGTTGTGCATCCCGTGGATTTTTGTTTCCGTTGTCACGGCGGCGCAGGCCGCCCCCGTGCGGATCGGCATCATCGACGTCCAGAAAATCATCAAGGATTCCAAGGCGGCCAAGGACGCCCGGGCTGTCTTTCAGA encodes the following:
- a CDS encoding class I SAM-dependent methyltransferase, which encodes MHPRKDTYWGRFAARYDRATEYVVGRDIRERLVDELRREGPLKEVLECGCGAGYFTRILAERSSQVLATDLSGEMLETAMIRLGRCPNVQLREADCRNLPFPDERFDTVVIANVLHTIPDPLRALQEAGRVVRRHGRVLVISYTDFGMPPWEVFWMAMRYYRMFGPPPPDGLILFTPSRLRELLEEASLTVEEIRIVGSRTTALYGRAVK